The DNA window gtgtgtgaagttgttTTCCTGTATaaggtgtgactgtgtgtggtaTTTGTGGCAGGGTAAGTATTACaaggtgtgactgtgtgtggtatgtgtggcAGGGTAAGTATTAGCCACACTTGTGGTTGACTGATCTGAGCAGTGCTGTGTCCCTCCCTGCTGGCCTGTTGGTGCCCCAGGGTGTGCACCAGCCCAGACTGAGCCTTGGTGAGCACTGCGGCACGGATGCAGCAGTCTTCACCAAGCTGTGTCAGGCGTCACCAACCAGccgtgtgtgttgagtgtgtgacTGAACTCTGAGCAAGGGACCCAACACagccctgcagcggtgacctgTCTCTACTGTCCAttcattgcctcctcctccttatcagtGAGTTTGTTCTGGTGCTTCTCTCTGCTGGTGAGGAACACGTTACATTGCAGTGTTGGTGATGTAAGCCAACTAGAAACActgccatagagagagagagagtactataggagagaaaatcaacaacaaagGTAATGAActggaaagacaaacagacaagtgAACTTTCAAGAattaaatgaaagcaaaaacttAGTGAGGTATTGTATTAACTCCATTAacaccccttcccccctccccccacacagtactgaaggggttagaatagtgaagactgtggccattaatatcctgacctctatacacccttcctaatgtcctaatggtctaatggtacataaatcttaaggtaagaatgtgtcccagtactgaaggggctaaaatagtgaagactgtggccattaatcttgtgacctccatacacccttcttaatgtcaataaaatggtctaatggtacacaaatctcaaggtaacaatgtgtcccagtactgagatttctgtaccattttattgccattaggaatTGTGAaaggaggtcacaagattaatggccacagtcttcactgtttcattgtgaatggaggtcacaagattaatggccacagtcttcacctacatgagtttctgaagctgtaaaaatcaccaaatagtcaccaagaTGTACTGTCTGGGCCACATCTTGCTCAGTACTTCAAATAAAACAGTGGCACTTCAACATATATTTATTTGAAGTGTTGGGTGACATATGGCAACGTTCTAAGGATCATGTCAACCGCACCTTATGGCACATTTTGGTTTTACTtttgaatgaggaggaaaaacgcGCCATGGTGCTCAAAGGGTTAAGTTCGAGGGAGGGAATTTTAAAGACATTGCAAGTTTTTCAGCTAATTCTGTTTTAAGGGAGCTGGCATTTCGAGTGGACCTTTATTGAagtctttttttaatatcttcctGCCTggccttcctttttcttcccttcttgcttagataaaaggaaaaagagatgtttGCCATTACATTGTACGCCCGCCAGTCATCTTgagtcacaaacacacacacacacaattatgaatgaattacacacacaattacGAGCGTTTATCCTCgctactttgagagagagagagagagagagagagcagctgggTCTAGGTGAGGCTGGGAGGGGCGGGCAGTgggctgtgtctgtctgtgctgTGTGAGGCTGACTGGGTGGTGGGCTTGGCTGTGGGGCTGACTGGGTGTGCTTGCAAACTCTCCTCCACCGAAGTAAGTGAATTTTGACCAGATATTTGACAGTACTTCATATTAAAGGCCTGtcgatcagtgtgtgtgtgtgtatgtgtgtgagaagagagagagagagagagaggctgttgtTTAGGCATAGGGAGCAGTTAGGCCTATGTAAAGCCCAGCCTCTTTATCTCCCGCTCGTGTGTCCGATGTTGCTGTGTGTATGTTCCGCCTTGTTACTACGTGTGTGCTGtgagtgctgtgctgtgctgtgatgTGCTGTTAGgtgtcttccttcccctccccccagcTCCACAACGAGGCTCCTCCCCAGGGCGTCCCTTAAAAGGCACCAAATCTTGACATACCTGCTCGTCCCTTCAGTCTCATTGtgccccgcccagccccgcccccacacacaactactactactactactactactactactactactattactattaaccctttcagtactgggacacattttaccttaagatttgtgtaccattaggacattaggaagagtgtatggaggtcacaagattaatggccacagtcttcactattttaaccccttcagtactgggacacattgttaccttgagatttgtgtaccattagaccattttattgacactagcaagggtgtatggaggtcacaagattaatggccacagtcttcaccattttaatcccccacatgagttggtgaagctgtggaaaatcaccaaatagtcaccacaaggaatagggaatcacgtcacgctactgaaggggttaacaatgaTCTCTTGAaatattaattctttttctttaaacttTTACAAGCAAAGACTTTAGAATATTAGTATTATagttaatagtgtgtgtgtgtgtgtgattgtgtattTACTGAAGCACTGAATACATTGCAGActgaaggaaggcaaggcaagacaaggcacgggaaggcagggaggcagagtATGACCTAGGATGAGTGGCACGGGGCTGATAGCAGGGTCAAATGGTGGGTCAGGAGGGTCAGGTCACCGTTTCCACTTCCCCGGCATCTGTCATGGGTGTAACTTTCCCAACCTGTGTGCAGCCCCTCTCTTCCGCTGCAGTCAGTGCCACCTTGCCATGTACTGCCACAGAGGATGCCAGGCAAGAGATTGGCCCTACcacaagtgagtgtgtgtgtgtgtgtgtgtttggaggtgttttttttgtcatattaaggcctatagcacctgtaggcctAGTTGAAGAGGATATGTGTTCAGCTTGCACCCATTAGAGGCACAGGCAATGTTCTATGTAGTGgagggcatattagggcccatagcACCAGCCAGGTGCATCTTTGGGGTCACCACCTGCAGCCTGGCTagcctggtgacatgtagctaactttaaaccactccacaacaTGGCTaagtttcaaggcggtgttttaatggtgttttagggtgttttgagggtgttttagagtgttttagggtgttttaatggtgttttagatatcttggtgacatgtagctaactttaaaccacttcacAACATGGCACAGTTTTAAggttgttttatggtgttttattggtgttttagggtgttttagggtgttttaatggtgttttaggtatcttggtgacatgtagctaactttaatcCATGAGGGTCACtgtgagagagatggagagtgtgtgcatgcagtgtgtgtgtgctgtgtggtgagtgtgttgtgctgtgttgcagGCCGTTCTGTGAGCTGTACAAGGTGGAGGGGGGTGGCGGGGCGCTGCGGATGGCGCTGGTGGCGACGGCGGATGTCAGAGATGATGAGCGGCTGCAGCAGCAGCGGGCGTTCCTGGCGGGGCTGCGCGTGACGTCCAGCCTGGCGCTGGGGCGGCGGCTGCAccgctgggaggaggaggcgctgcTGTTCCCGCGGCTGTGTGAGGTGTGCGGCATGACAGGGCCACTGGGGCCGGGGTCTGGCTGCTGCCCGGAGTGCTGCGGGGTGTACTACTGCTGCCACGAGCACTTCCTGCAGGACAAGGAGCAGCACCGGCTGTGGTGTGACCTGTACaagctgtgctgctgctgtaaCCAGCAGGCCAAGAACAGCGAGGCCATCACGCTGCCCATTGCCCTGGACACGGTGTACCGGCCCCTGGCGCCCACCATGGAGGAGCACGTCCTCTCCATGGCCAGCAGGCTGCGGCCCGTGGGTGTGGCCGGGGTCTCCGAGAGCCTCACCTTCCCCCTCACGGCCCTGTACGTCCTGCAGGAGGTGTGGGAGGGCCTGGCCACGGCGACCACCCTCACCCTGCATGTGGTGGGGGCGGAGGACGGGCGGGAGCCCCGGGTGGCGTCGCCGTGGGAGTACCTGCTGCACCGCCTGCCAGCACTGGAGCGCCTGCATGTGCTGCTGGTGGGGCCGGGGATGGGGGGCCTGCAGGGCGGCAAGAAGGCCAAGCTGTGCCAGCAGTGCCGCAGCAAGGGCCGCCGCCTGGTGGTGGAGTGCCGGCGTGCCTTCTACCACCACCTGCCCCCAGCCACCGctgccccctctccccccaccctgCGCCTGGCCTTCAACTGTGGCTTCCATGAGTGGGAGGGGGACGAGGGGGACACCTGGCCTGACTCCCTGCCCCTCTTGGTGGGGGACACCGCCCCCCTCGCGTTCACCTCCTTCAACCAGGCCGAGGCACAGCAGGACCTGGCCACCCTCAGGAGGGCCACGTCGGGGGTGCGGGTGGCCCTGTCCCGGCCCAACCCCTACCGCAGCACACGCCCCCTGCGGGATTGGACCAGAGAGGACGGCTCCCACATGTACTACACCAACCAGTACCTCACCGTGCTGCACCCCAccctgccaacaccaccaccaccaccaccaccaccaccaccagcccaccaccaccaccaccaccaagaacagcAGGCAGGGGATGACACACAG is part of the Portunus trituberculatus isolate SZX2019 chromosome 2, ASM1759143v1, whole genome shotgun sequence genome and encodes:
- the LOC123504762 gene encoding zinc finger MYND domain-containing protein 15-like translates to MSGTGLIAGSNGGSGGSGHRFHFPGICHGCNFPNLCAAPLFRCSQCHLAMYCHRGCQARDWPYHKPFCELYKVEGGGGALRMALVATADVRDDERLQQQRAFLAGLRVTSSLALGRRLHRWEEEALLFPRLCEVCGMTGPLGPGSGCCPECCGVYYCCHEHFLQDKEQHRLWCDLYKLCCCCNQQAKNSEAITLPIALDTVYRPLAPTMEEHVLSMASRLRPVGVAGVSESLTFPLTALYVLQEVWEGLATATTLTLHVVGAEDGREPRVASPWEYLLHRLPALERLHVLLVGPGMGGLQGGKKAKLCQQCRSKGRRLVVECRRAFYHHLPPATAAPSPPTLRLAFNCGFHEWEGDEGDTWPDSLPLLVGDTAPLAFTSFNQAEAQQDLATLRRATSGVRVALSRPNPYRSTRPLRDWTREDGSHMYYTNQYLTVLHPTLPTPPPPPPPPPPAHHHHHHQEQQAGDDTQAQAGEAGTEQAGEAGNDTQVQAGEAGNDTQAQAVEAGDDTQAQAREAGDAGTEQAGEAGNDTLAGEEQAGEAEKQGKAEEAGEDERKGEAGEHYTLPDTT